One window from the genome of Marinobacter sp. LV10R510-11A encodes:
- the rpsG gene encoding 30S ribosomal protein S7: MPRRRVAAKRDIIPDPKFGSARLAKFINHVMESGKKAVAERIVYGALTIVAGKSKEEPLDLFEKALENIQPTVEVKSRRVGGATYQVPVEVRPSRQNALAMRWLVDFSRKRGEKSMAQRLAGEILDAADSKGAAVKKREDVHRMAEANKAFSHFRF, encoded by the coding sequence ATGCCTAGAAGAAGAGTTGCAGCTAAGCGGGATATTATCCCGGATCCTAAATTCGGTAGTGCGCGTCTTGCCAAGTTCATCAACCACGTGATGGAAAGCGGTAAGAAAGCGGTTGCAGAGCGTATTGTTTACGGTGCTCTGACTATTGTTGCCGGAAAGTCTAAAGAAGAGCCGCTCGACTTGTTCGAGAAGGCCCTGGAGAACATCCAGCCTACGGTCGAGGTTAAGTCCCGTCGCGTTGGTGGTGCTACTTACCAGGTGCCTGTAGAAGTACGGCCTTCCCGTCAGAACGCGCTAGCTATGCGCTGGCTCGTAGATTTTTCACGGAAGCGCGGCGAGAAATCCATGGCGCAGCGACTAGCCGGTGAAATTCTTGATGCCGCTGACAGCAAGGGTGCCGCTGTTAAGAAGCGTGAAGACGTACACCGCATGGCAGAAGCCAACAAGGCGTTCTCTCACTTCCGTTTCTAA
- the rpsL gene encoding 30S ribosomal protein S12, with protein sequence MATINQLVRKPRKRKVAKSDVPALQACPQRRGVCTRVYTTTPKKPNSALRKVCRVRLTNGFEVSSYIGGEGHNLQEHSVVLIRGGRVKDLPGVRYHTVRGTLDTQGVQNRRQGRSKYGAKRPKS encoded by the coding sequence ATGGCAACGATTAATCAGTTGGTGCGTAAGCCTCGTAAACGCAAGGTAGCCAAGAGTGATGTTCCTGCTCTTCAGGCTTGTCCTCAGCGCCGTGGTGTATGCACTCGTGTTTACACTACAACGCCGAAGAAGCCGAACTCAGCACTACGTAAAGTATGCCGTGTTCGTCTGACCAACGGCTTCGAGGTTTCCTCATACATTGGTGGTGAAGGTCACAACCTTCAGGAGCACAGTGTTGTGCTTATCCGTGGTGGTCGAGTAAAAGACCTTCCGGGTGTGCGCTATCACACTGTTCGCGGAACACTGGACACCCAAGGTGTACAGAACCGTAGGCAGGGTCGCTCCAAGTACGGTGCAAAACGTCCCAAATCCTGA